A single genomic interval of Microcebus murinus isolate Inina chromosome 24, M.murinus_Inina_mat1.0, whole genome shotgun sequence harbors:
- the C24H8orf48 gene encoding uncharacterized protein C8orf48 homolog, whose amino-acid sequence MDKSAVADLSDETETFSSFTDEVQSSGSFSSSGGQQSWSLASGSKPVSEEQTTILEQGDKQSELSDLKNYEKKLSIKWINYLKGKETNSGRYQPDARLQTETTQIPDEELNALQSFCTVKIKLIHHRVGSKKKSSRHKKLQLRLDGEASERDALNCTVPDELLNRIYFKNMRTVPKQVTASKQHISSQCPDCNRKRAELAQSAFLKQKKTLLESLLLQEKIDEHLYTKDFLTRVGEAHQDLPRLSDDPRIIWKRLKEKSHIRYSGFERSDTEQKI is encoded by the coding sequence ATGGATAAAAGTGCGGTGGCAGACCTTTCTGATGAAACAGAAACTTTCAGTTCCTTTACTGATGAGGTACAGAGTTCTGGTTCATTTAGCTCTTCCGGAGGACAGCAGTCCTGGTCCCTTGCCTCTGGGAGCAAACCGGTGAGTGAAGAGCAGACTACAATCTTGGAGCAAGGCGACAAACAATCTGAGCTTTCAGACctcaaaaattatgaaaagaaattgaGTATTAAGTGGATCAACTACCTCAAGGGCAAAGAAACTAACTCTGGACGGTACCAACCAGATGCTAGACTTCAAACAGAAACTACTCAGATACCCGATGAAGAATTGAATGCCCTGCAGTCTTTCTGCACCGTTAAGATAAAACTGATCCATCATAGAGTGGGCTCTAAAAAGAAGAGCAGCAGACATAAAAAGCTACAACTTAGATTGGATGGAGAGGCTTCAGAGAGAGATGCCTTAAACTGTACTGTCCCTGATGAACTTTTGAacagaatctattttaaaaacatgcgGACAGTACCAAAACAGGTGACAGCATCTAAGCAACACATTTCTTCTCAGTGTCCTGATTGTAACAGGAAAAGAGCAGAGTTGGCCCAATCTGCCTTCTTGAAACAAAAGAAGACATTACTGGAGTCACTTCTACTccaagaaaaaatagatgaacATCTTTACACCAAAGACTTTCTCACTCGTGTTGGAGAAGCACATCAAGACCTTCCCAGGCTTTCAGATGACCCCAGAATAATTTGGAAAAGACTGAAGGAGAAAAGTCATATCAGATACTCTGGTTTTGAAAGGTCAGATACAGAGCAGAAGATTTAG